One window from the genome of Eleginops maclovinus isolate JMC-PN-2008 ecotype Puerto Natales chromosome 15, JC_Emac_rtc_rv5, whole genome shotgun sequence encodes:
- the vta1 gene encoding vacuolar protein sorting-associated protein VTA1 homolog isoform X1, with protein MALPPQLRAIQHYLRTAQEHEKRDPVVAYYCRLYAMQTGMKLDSKTPECRKFLVKLMDQLESMKKELGDNDSISQEVVGNAHIENYALKMFLYADNEDRQGRFHKNMIKSFYSSSLLLDVLCVFGELSEENVQHRKYARWKATYIHNCLKNGETPQAGPMGMDEDGEGDEYGAGGFSDHGASFRGGPSSGSFDQDQDQDQIQGPGPGIGFSPGPGSAPSGPPNTNYNNIHIPPGAHAPANTPAELPPPSAEVVKPVPVPRSGPTVDPTLLQGQQKGVSLTADDFTKAQKLCKYAGSALQYEDVDTAVTNLQKALRLLTTGHE; from the exons ATGGCTCTCCCTCCCCAGCTGAGAGCCATCCAGCACTACCTGCGGACCGCACAGGAGCACGAGAAGCGGGACCCGGTGGTCGCGTATTACT GCCGACTGTACGCCATGCAGACGGGCATGAAACTGGACAGCAAAACACCCGAGTGCAGAAAGTTCCTCGTCAAACTCATGGACCAGCTGGAGTCG atgaAGAAGGAGCTGGGGGACAATGACTCCATCAGTCAGGAGGTGGTGGGAAACGCTCACATCGAGAACTACGCCTTAAAGATGTTCCTGTACGCCGACAACGAGGACAGACAGGGACGCTTCCACAA gAACATGATCAAGTCCTTCTACTCATCCAGTCTGCTGCTGGACGTCCTGTGTGTGTTCGGGGAGCTGTCTGAGGAG AACGTCCAGCACAGGAAGTACGCCCGCTGGAAGGCCACCTACATCCACAACTGCCTGAAGAACGGAGAGACGCCTCAGGCCGGACCCATGGGCATGGACGAGGACGGGGAAGGAG ATGAGTATGGAGCAGGGGGGTTCTCTGATCACGGGGCTTCCTTCAGGGGGGGCCCATCTTCAGGGTCCTTTGAtcaggaccaggaccaggaccagaTCCAGGGTCCCGGCCCGGGGATCGGCTTTTCTCCGGGTCCAGGATCTGCACCATCGGGCCCCCCCAACAcgaactacaacaacatccaCATCCCACCGGGGGCCCACGCTCCGGCAAACACCCCCGCagagctgccccccccctcag CAGAAGTCGTTAAACCAGTGCCTGTTCCCAGATCAGGTCCCACTGTGGACCCCACACTGCTGCAGGGTCAGCAAAAGG gaGTGAGCCTCACCGCCGATGACTTCACGAAGGCTCAGAAGCTGTGTAAGTACGCGGGCAGCGCTCTGCAGTATGAGGACGTGGACACAGCCGTGACCAACCTGCAGAAAGCTCTGCGGCTGCTCACCACCGGACACGAGTGA
- the vta1 gene encoding vacuolar protein sorting-associated protein VTA1 homolog isoform X2: MALPPQLRAIQHYLRTAQEHEKRDPVVAYYCRLYAMQTGMKLDSKTPECRKFLVKLMDQLESMKKELGDNDSISQEVVGNAHIENYALKMFLYADNEDRQGRFHKNMIKSFYSSSLLLDVLCVFGELSEENVQHRKYARWKATYIHNCLKNGETPQAGPMGMDEDGEGDEYGAGGFSDHGASFRGGPSSGSFDQDQDQDQIQGPGPGIGFSPGPGSAPSGPPNTNYNNIHIPPGAHAPANTPAELPPPSEVVKPVPVPRSGPTVDPTLLQGQQKGVSLTADDFTKAQKLCKYAGSALQYEDVDTAVTNLQKALRLLTTGHE; this comes from the exons ATGGCTCTCCCTCCCCAGCTGAGAGCCATCCAGCACTACCTGCGGACCGCACAGGAGCACGAGAAGCGGGACCCGGTGGTCGCGTATTACT GCCGACTGTACGCCATGCAGACGGGCATGAAACTGGACAGCAAAACACCCGAGTGCAGAAAGTTCCTCGTCAAACTCATGGACCAGCTGGAGTCG atgaAGAAGGAGCTGGGGGACAATGACTCCATCAGTCAGGAGGTGGTGGGAAACGCTCACATCGAGAACTACGCCTTAAAGATGTTCCTGTACGCCGACAACGAGGACAGACAGGGACGCTTCCACAA gAACATGATCAAGTCCTTCTACTCATCCAGTCTGCTGCTGGACGTCCTGTGTGTGTTCGGGGAGCTGTCTGAGGAG AACGTCCAGCACAGGAAGTACGCCCGCTGGAAGGCCACCTACATCCACAACTGCCTGAAGAACGGAGAGACGCCTCAGGCCGGACCCATGGGCATGGACGAGGACGGGGAAGGAG ATGAGTATGGAGCAGGGGGGTTCTCTGATCACGGGGCTTCCTTCAGGGGGGGCCCATCTTCAGGGTCCTTTGAtcaggaccaggaccaggaccagaTCCAGGGTCCCGGCCCGGGGATCGGCTTTTCTCCGGGTCCAGGATCTGCACCATCGGGCCCCCCCAACAcgaactacaacaacatccaCATCCCACCGGGGGCCCACGCTCCGGCAAACACCCCCGCagagctgccccccccctcag AAGTCGTTAAACCAGTGCCTGTTCCCAGATCAGGTCCCACTGTGGACCCCACACTGCTGCAGGGTCAGCAAAAGG gaGTGAGCCTCACCGCCGATGACTTCACGAAGGCTCAGAAGCTGTGTAAGTACGCGGGCAGCGCTCTGCAGTATGAGGACGTGGACACAGCCGTGACCAACCTGCAGAAAGCTCTGCGGCTGCTCACCACCGGACACGAGTGA